In Colletotrichum higginsianum IMI 349063 chromosome 1, whole genome shotgun sequence, the DNA window GATCGCGAGTTCACATTCGATGACCTCTACGCGGTTGATCTCGGTAAAATGGATGGCTGCAAGGAGATTTTCAACAGGCCCGTTGATGACTGGGTCGTAAGTCAGATGGCACTGAATATGTTTTCATATCGCTTACAATGCTGCAGGAAtccgaagacgaggatgacgacgacgatgatgatgatgaagacgaagatgatgaagacgaagacgatgaggaagatgTCGAaatggaggaggaagacagGAAGCAGTTCTACAACACGCCGAGTAagcgcaagaagaagcaaggTGACGAGGATTCCGTTGCCGGCTCTGAGACGAccgcggcttcagcttcgACTGTGTCCACGAGCGTcaccgaggacgatgacaCAGAGGCGGAGGCGACTGTGGACGACGGTCTTCCGCACCCAAGAGTGAGTCTCAACCGTGTGTTTACGGACCATAACCCATGCTGACAATGGTGCAGCCCTTCGAGTCCAGACGCGACTTCTTCGTACGCACCACGAACGAGTGGCAGGAGATCCTCATGACCAACCTTCGCTGGAAGAACATCCAGCCGGAGACGATGGCCATTAAGGagatcaaggccaaggcTTTCGAGCTCAGCGAGGAGAAGTGGTGGGACTGCAGGGAGGAGATCACGGCATTGGAAGAGGAGCAAGAGGCTGCCGGCATCACGGAGGTTGTGTCGCTCGCGGAAAGAGGCGATGCCAGTGCCGCTGGTGGAGCGAGAAGACGTTAAGATACATAACGAGGTGTTTATTGAGAGAGTGGCGAACATACCGAGTACATACATCCCTACATCTGGTCTGTCTTGGCCCAAAAGTTGGATAAACACAGTGTGCAAATATAGATGCAATTAGGCAGCCGGCCCTGAGAACGCAGCTGCCTCACCAACAGAAACCCTCATCAGAGACCTTTGAAGTGGGGCACGTGACTGCGCGTCAATCCGCTCCGTCGTTTTGCCCCCTCGACACGCTCCAGGCTCCGAAACAACTCTTCTTTCTGCCAGGTCGCGAAAGAGACACCCTCCAGAAAAGGTCAACGGAAATCTCGCCAAATTCCAAAAATCCGTGTCGGCCAGTCTCAGGAAACCGTCCTGTCGTTTTGCATCTCAGGCTCATCATGCCGATCGGCATTCAGCGGCTCAATGCGAAACGCTCGCACCCGAACGACCGGATTATCTTCATCAAGCCTTTGAAAGGCCGAGATGAGAAGACGGCCCAGGATTTTCTTGAAAGAATAGCAGCACAATGCTGTGAGCCACTTGGTCACACGCCAAGCATGGAGCCCAGCTGACCACAAGTTCAGTGCCGATCATGAAAGAGCACCACCTGTCGGTGATGTCTCTCGAGGAGTACGAGCCGAATCGGGAATTCGTCGGCAGAAACTTCAACGCTGGTGAAATCATACAGCTGGTGCTCAAATCGCGATCAGGGCGGTGGCTGCCGTTCGAGTACGTTCAAATGGTCATGATGCACGAGTGAGTATGCGCTGGCGACTTCGGAGGAAGCTCTCACGCTGACCGGAGAAGACTGGCGCACTGCAAGCAAATGAACCATTCCCGAGCCTTCTGGGCCGTGAGGAATCAGTACGCAGATTTGATGCGAGGGCTGTGGCAGCGAGGATACTCCGGCGAAGGGATCTGGGGCCGCGGAGCTCAACTAGGGACGGGACAGTTCCAGAACAACGTCGCGCTGCCCGGAGAGCCGCTTCCAGAGCACCTCTGCGGCGGTACATATCGATCTCGCGGCCGCAAACGTAAGATCAAGCCTAAGCTGTCCTACAAGGAGCAAAAGGAGCGTCGAATTTTCAAGAAGTTTGGTGCCAACGGCGTTGCGCTTGGCGCGGATGAGGAGACGAAGGTCAAGCTGGAGGGCGGCAAGCGCACGCAGGCAAAACCTCGTGTGGCCGGCAGCGCTCGAGGGCGTGAgttgcgggcggcggcggcgctggcacggttcgacaaggtcaaggaggagcCCGAAGATGAAATCAAATTCGAGgtcaaggacgaggatgacaGCGGCGAAAGCGAATACGAAGACGACCCGGCAGACGTCAAGAACGAAGATGCGATCGACATTGATGGAAAGCCAATCACTGATGGCAAAGGCCGTGGGATGATCAAGGTTTGCGAGGACGAGAATCCGGACGATCAGGATGCTCAGAACGAGCTTCAAGAGCTGCGCAATTCGGTTCAGCGATGGCGGCAGACGCATCTTAATTTCAAGCGCGAAAACGACTCCGCTGAGATGACTGCGTCACGGAATCGATCGAGACAGCCGGAGGAACCGACCTCTCACGCACCAAGGCAGGTTGTACAGCCCCGAGTCAagatcaagaaggaggaagatgatgccgatggcgaggagcCAATTCTAAATACCGCCAGTGCAATCCCCACAATCAAGAGAGAGGCAGAAGATGCGCACCGGCTACCTTCATCTTACCGTCTGATCTCGCCGAACAGCGCGGCATCCCCGTCTGATAAGGATGGGGCGACACAGCCTGTCACAACGTCGATAACAAGGGCACCGGGGTCTGCTGAGGTGTGTGGAATTTGTTCCTTTGCCAACCCGGTCCTGTCGATAACTTGC includes these proteins:
- a CDS encoding WLM domain-containing protein, which translates into the protein MKEHHLSVMSLEEYEPNREFVGRNFNAGEIIQLVLKSRSGRWLPFEYVQMVMMHELAHCKQMNHSRAFWAVRNQYADLMRGLWQRGYSGEGIWGRGAQLGTGQFQNNVALPGEPLPEHLCGGTYRSRGRKRKIKPKLSYKEQKERRIFKKFGANGVALGADEETKVKLEGGKRTQAKPRVAGSARGRELRAAAALARFDKVKEEPEDEIKFEVKDEDDSGESEYEDDPADVKNEDAIDIDGKPITDGKGRGMIKVCEDENPDDQDAQNELQELRNSVQRWRQTHLNFKRENDSAEMTASRNRSRQPEEPTSHAPRQVVQPRVKIKKEEDDADGEEPILNTASAIPTIKREAEDAHRLPSSYRLISPNSAASPSDKDGATQPVTTSITRAPGSAEVCGICSFANPVLSITCTMCSHVLDPASVPNAWRCRSTACQGSEYLNPGDFGVCGVCGQSKKQGRR